DNA sequence from the Pseudomonadota bacterium genome:
GTGTAGGGTTCTGGTTTCTGGTTCCCTGCGATCTGAGGCGAGGCGAACCGGACACGCCGATCAGGGTCGACAGCCAACCTAAGCGTGGCGCCGGCCCAGGTCCATAGACCCAGAGGTGGCGCCGGTTCGCGCCGCCTCGCGCTATAGGTCGCGGTCGCGTGAGGCGTCCGCGAAGAAGGGGTGTTGGGTGACGATTGAACCGGCCGTTAATCGGAGGCGGGAAGGCGCGGCCTCCTCCGCACATGGCGGGGGCAGGGCGGCCGACGGGCCGCCGCACGCGCTCGGCGTGTGGTCGTGCACGGCGCTCGTCATCGGCAACATTGTCGGTGCCGGTTTCTTCCTGGTCCCCGCCGCGCTGGCGCCTTACGGCGCGGTTGCGCTGATCGGCTGGGTTGTCATCGCGGTCGGCGCCCTGTCGCTGGGCATCGTCTTCGTCCGGCTCAGCCGCCTGATGCCGGAGACCGGCGGGCCTTACGCATACGTACGCAGCGCCTTCGGCGACTTCGCCGGGTTCCTGGCGGCATGGGGCTATTGGATCGCGATCTGGGCGTCGTTGCCGGCGATCGCGCTGGCGATCGTCGATTACATGCATGTCTTCGTGCCGGGTTTCGGCGACGTCCCCCTTTCCAACACGATAATCGCACTGATCGCCATGTGGGCCGTCGCCCTGGCCAACATGCTGGGCGTCAAGGAAGCCGGCCGCATCCAGCTTATCCTTGTCGGCACCAAACTGGTGCCGCTGCTCGCCGTGTCGCTGCTTGGCCTCTTATGGGTGGACTGGGGTCAGTTTACGCCGATCAATCCGTCGTCGATGCCGTTCTTCCTGGCGCTCTCGGCGACGGCGCCGCTTATCATGTTCGCGTTCGCGGGCATGGAGTCGGCGACCGTTCCGGCCAGCGACGTCAAGAACCCGCGACGCACCATCGCGATCGCAACCATCGCCGGCACGCTGACCGCGGTCGTCATCTACGTCACCGGCACCATGTCGACGATGGGGATCATCGGGCTCGACGCGCTTGCCAAGTCGAATGCGCCGTTCGCCGATGCGGCGACCGACATATGGGGACCGGTCGCCGGCTACATCATGGCCGCGGCCGTGATCCTCTCGTCGCTCGCGGCGCTGAATGGCTGGACGCTGTTGATGTCGCAGGTGCCGCTGGCCGCCTCGCGCCATGGCTTGTTGCCGAAGATCTTCAGCGAGCTCAACCGTAACGGCGTGGCGGCCAAGGGCATTGCGCTCTCCGTCAGCCTGTCGACTGCGATCCTTTTGATGCAGGTGTCGGGCGCCAAGGCGCTGATCGAGATCTACGACTTCATCGTCGACCTCTCCATGACCGTCTACATGGTGCCCTTCGTCTTCTGTTGCTTCGCCGAGGGCGTCATCCTGCGCAACCTGGGCCGGGATGTCAGCGTCATGGGGACGCGCCGACATCTGCCGATTGCCATGCTCGCCTTCGTGTTCTCCATGTGGACGATCTACGGTTCCGGCCCCCAGGCGGCCTTGTGGGGACTGCTCCTGTTGCTCCTCGGCGTTCCCGTCTACGTCAAACTCAAAACCGGCCTGCAGGCCGTGGCCAGCCAGCCGGGCGAGGACTGAGGCGCACCGGCGATAGAGGCGGCCGCGCCACGCGGCTGTTCAATCCCCCGGCGATCCGATCTAAGGTATCGGCCCCTTGCTTGGAGAGGTGGCGATGGCGCGACCCCGGAAACCCATGAACGCGGCCCAGCGAGCGCTGATGGACGCGGTCTGCGGCTCGGGCGACCTGATTTTTTCGAACGGCGGCGACAGCGTCAGCGCCAATCTGGTCGGCACCTTCACCATTCGCCGTTATGGCGAGGAGGATCGGCTGGATGTCGGCGACTGCACCCACCACGCCCACATCGACTGGGATCTCGTCACCCGCGCGGAAATCGGCACGTCGCGCGGCGAGGGGCTCATCACCTTCTGGAACGGCACCGATCTGCTGTTCGAAATGTTCCGCCCGGCTGGCCCGTTCCCTCAGGATGTCGTCGCGCTCGCGGGCGAACTGCGCGCGCCGTCGTGATCTACCGCCCGACACTGCGCGCGCGCCGCAGCAAGCGTTGGCGCAGTGGCCACAGCGCCTCGAAACCGATTGCGGCCAACACGACGGCGCCGCCGATCAGCGTCGCGCCTTCCGGTGTCTCGGCGATGACCAGCCAGACCCAGAACGGCGACAGCACGGTCTCCAGCATCGAGAGAAGGGTGAGCTCGGCCGCCGGGATGTGGCGCGCGCAGTAGGCAAAGGCGGTGTTGCACAGCGCGCTGATAATGACGCCCTGCAGCGCGGCCAAAAGAAAGTCGTGCCAGCTGATCGCGAAGCTGTCGATCAAGGTCACGGCGGTCAGGGCGGCGATGTACCCGCTCAACGCGACCGCCGGCATCATGTCGACCTGGCTGCCGCGCCTCAGCGCCACCGTATAGCCGGCCATCAGGAACGCGCAGCCCAGCGCGGCCAGGTTGCCGAACCAACCGCCAAAGGCAAAACCCTCCCACACCATAACGGTGACGCCGATCAGACCCAGTCCGCACGAGGCAAGCGTGCGCGACCCCACCCGCTCGCGCATCACGACCCAGGCGAGTGCTGCCGCCAGGAACGGCGTCGACGCGATGATGAAACTGACGTTCGCGATCGTCGTGTTCATGATCGCATAGAGGAAGAAGACCGAACCGATGCCGAGGCTGGCACCTGCTGTCAGGCCGGCACCGCCGATGGCGCGGAACGCCCGGATCGTACCGCCGCGATACCGAAACGCGACCAGGCCGACCAGAAAGCTCGAGAGCGCAATACCGCGATAGAAGATAAGCTGGGCCGCGTCCGCTTCCTCGACCATGCGGAAGATCAGGCCCGACAGACTCCAGACGACCGCCAGGAAGAGCGCCAGAAGCACCCAGCTTGACCGGTTACCGGCATCGAAACCTCGCACCCTCATGGGCCCGCGTCCCAACAACAGGGCCGGCGCCGAAACGCCAGCGGCCACCCGGCAACCGGGCACGTCATGGTGGAAGAACAATGCCGCGGGGTCCAGCGAAACCGGCCGGGGCGCATTCACATTCGCAAGCTGTCTTTTGCGCGCGCCTATGCCTATAGCCCGGCCTTGCGTAGCCCTTCGATCAGGAGCGCGTTGTGCTCGGGCAGCTTGCAGACTTCGATGCGGCCCGCGAGCACGCCCGGCACGAACTTGGGCGCGAAGCCGTCCAGAAAGGCGGCGTGCTGGTTCGCAGCGTCCATGTTGCCCAAATAGGCGCTGGTCGCGATCATCAGCGCCTGACAGACCGGCATGCGCGCGTGCATCTGAATCGATTGACGCAGCCAGGCAAGCGCCTGGTCAAAGTCGCCTTCGGTAAAGCTCGCCAGTCCCATCGCGCCATAGCCTTCGCCCAGCCAGGTGTAATTGTCACGTGGGCTCAGCCGAAGCGCCATCTGGGCGTGTTGGCGCGCGTCATCGGCCAGGCCTGCCGCGCTTTCGCTCCACGCCATCGCGAACAGGTTAGAGGCGAGGTTGGGATTGAGGGCGAGCGCGCGCCGGTGATCGGCGATCGCGCCATCGAAGTCCTTGTCGTAGAGGCTGACCCAGGCGCGCAGGATGTAGGGTTTGGCGTTCGCCGGATCGATCTGGACCAGGCGGTTGGCGATCTCATTGGCCAAGGGAAGCAGGGCGTCGGGGTCGTCGCCCCAGCGGTAAACATGGGGGTAGAAGTAGCCCATGCCCTTGGTCCAAAGCGCATGGGTGTTGCGGGGGTCGAGGTTTAGCGCTGCATCGGCCGTCGCCATCGCCTCGTCCAGCAGGCTTGAATCCGCCAGGTGCAAGGCGTCGTAAAGACGGCCTTGAGCCTTCAGCGCCAGCTCATAGGCGGAAACGTCCGTGCCCCCGGCCGCGCGGCCGCGCTCGACCTCCGCCAGTTCGATCTGGGGCGCGATGTTGCTGACGACGCTGCGGGTGACTTCTTCCTGAAGCTCGAAGATATCCTCGACCTGGCGATCGTACTTCTCGGCCCAGATGTGACCGCCGGTTTTGGTGTCGATCAGCTGCGC
Encoded proteins:
- a CDS encoding adenylate/guanylate cyclase domain-containing protein; amino-acid sequence: MERRLAAILAADVVGYTRLMGRDEAGTLRRLTELRQQHLEPLIANHHGRVFKLTGDGFLIAFASVVDALACAAAWQDTVAAEEASTEDDRRFAFRIGINLGDVIVEGDDVHGDGVNIAVRIENLADAGGICLSEDAYRQVRGKIDLTFDDLGEKSLKNVAEPVRVFGVADVTTGAPPVPAMSEALTLPDKPSIAVLAFDNMSADTEQEFFSDGITEDIITELSRFSELFVIARNSSFAYKGRSVDLAQVAEELGVRYILEGSVRRLGHRLRINAQLIDTKTGGHIWAEKYDRQVEDIFELQEEVTRSVVSNIAPQIELAEVERGRAAGGTDVSAYELALKAQGRLYDALHLADSSLLDEAMATADAALNLDPRNTHALWTKGMGYFYPHVYRWGDDPDALLPLANEIANRLVQIDPANAKPYILRAWVSLYDKDFDGAIADHRRALALNPNLASNLFAMAWSESAAGLADDARQHAQMALRLSPRDNYTWLGEGYGAMGLASFTEGDFDQALAWLRQSIQMHARMPVCQALMIATSAYLGNMDAANQHAAFLDGFAPKFVPGVLAGRIEVCKLPEHNALLIEGLRKAGL
- a CDS encoding DMT family transporter, with protein sequence MRVRGFDAGNRSSWVLLALFLAVVWSLSGLIFRMVEEADAAQLIFYRGIALSSFLVGLVAFRYRGGTIRAFRAIGGAGLTAGASLGIGSVFFLYAIMNTTIANVSFIIASTPFLAAALAWVVMRERVGSRTLASCGLGLIGVTVMVWEGFAFGGWFGNLAALGCAFLMAGYTVALRRGSQVDMMPAVALSGYIAALTAVTLIDSFAISWHDFLLAALQGVIISALCNTAFAYCARHIPAAELTLLSMLETVLSPFWVWLVIAETPEGATLIGGAVVLAAIGFEALWPLRQRLLRRARSVGR
- a CDS encoding amino acid permease → MTIEPAVNRRREGAASSAHGGGRAADGPPHALGVWSCTALVIGNIVGAGFFLVPAALAPYGAVALIGWVVIAVGALSLGIVFVRLSRLMPETGGPYAYVRSAFGDFAGFLAAWGYWIAIWASLPAIALAIVDYMHVFVPGFGDVPLSNTIIALIAMWAVALANMLGVKEAGRIQLILVGTKLVPLLAVSLLGLLWVDWGQFTPINPSSMPFFLALSATAPLIMFAFAGMESATVPASDVKNPRRTIAIATIAGTLTAVVIYVTGTMSTMGIIGLDALAKSNAPFADAATDIWGPVAGYIMAAAVILSSLAALNGWTLLMSQVPLAASRHGLLPKIFSELNRNGVAAKGIALSVSLSTAILLMQVSGAKALIEIYDFIVDLSMTVYMVPFVFCCFAEGVILRNLGRDVSVMGTRRHLPIAMLAFVFSMWTIYGSGPQAALWGLLLLLLGVPVYVKLKTGLQAVASQPGED